The Selenihalanaerobacter shriftii genome includes a window with the following:
- the rpoD gene encoding RNA polymerase sigma factor RpoD, translated as MTEKNRKVIEKEVKKLIKKGKKDGNLSYEEIMDALSEVELSPEQIDDIYETLADVGIEVANQEQEGDNKDKKSKDNAEEEDDDNSSDLDLSVPDGVGIDDPVRMYLKEIGKVPLLTAEEEVSLAKRMEAGDEEAKQMLAEANLRLVVSIAKKYVGRGMLFLDLIQEGNLGLIKAVEKFDYTKGYKFSTYATWWIRQAITRSIADQARTIRIPVHMVETINKVIRVSRHLLQELGREATPEEIAAEMDLTEEKVQEIMKIAQEPVSLETPIGEEEDSHLGDFIEDEDAPAPSAAASFMLLQEQLDEVLDTLSDREKRVLELRFGVEDGRSRTLEEVGKEFGVTRERIRQIEAKALRKLRHPSRSKKLKDYLD; from the coding sequence ATGACTGAGAAAAACCGTAAAGTAATTGAAAAGGAAGTTAAGAAGTTAATTAAAAAAGGAAAAAAAGATGGTAATTTAAGCTATGAAGAGATAATGGATGCATTATCTGAAGTTGAGTTAAGCCCTGAACAGATAGATGATATATATGAAACATTGGCTGATGTGGGGATTGAGGTTGCTAATCAGGAGCAAGAAGGCGATAATAAAGATAAAAAGTCTAAGGATAATGCAGAAGAAGAAGATGATGATAATAGTAGTGATTTAGACCTTAGTGTTCCAGATGGAGTAGGGATAGATGATCCTGTTCGTATGTATTTAAAGGAGATTGGGAAAGTACCATTATTAACTGCAGAAGAAGAAGTTTCATTAGCTAAAAGAATGGAAGCAGGCGATGAAGAGGCTAAGCAAATGCTAGCAGAGGCTAATTTACGATTGGTAGTTAGTATTGCTAAAAAATATGTGGGTAGAGGAATGTTATTTTTAGATTTAATTCAAGAAGGTAATTTAGGTTTGATTAAAGCTGTAGAGAAGTTTGATTATACTAAAGGATATAAATTTAGTACCTATGCAACTTGGTGGATTAGACAAGCTATTACTCGTTCTATAGCTGATCAGGCAAGAACGATTAGAATTCCAGTGCATATGGTAGAAACAATCAATAAAGTAATAAGAGTCTCTAGACATCTTTTACAGGAATTAGGTAGAGAAGCAACTCCTGAAGAGATAGCAGCAGAAATGGATTTAACCGAAGAGAAGGTACAAGAGATTATGAAAATTGCTCAAGAACCAGTTTCATTAGAAACTCCTATTGGGGAAGAAGAGGATAGTCATTTAGGAGATTTTATTGAGGATGAAGATGCTCCAGCGCCATCTGCTGCTGCATCATTTATGTTACTTCAAGAACAGCTTGATGAAGTCTTAGATACTCTAAGTGATCGCGAAAAGAGGGTGCTAGAGCTAAGATTTGGTGTTGAAGATGGTCGTTCCCGTACTTTAGAGGAAGTGGGTAAAGAATTCGGAGTAACTAGAGAAAGAATTAGACAGATAGAGGCTAAGGCTTTACGTAAATTAAGACATCCTAGCCGAAGTAAGAAATTAAAAGATTATTTAGATTAA
- a CDS encoding deoxyguanosinetriphosphate triphosphohydrolase: MTHRENLEELEKSYLDKRATLSTETAGRKYKELKCEVRTAFQRDRDRIIHSKAFRRLKHKTQVFIAPEGDHYRTRLTHTLEVAQIARTIARALCLNEDLTEAIALGHDLGHTPFGHAGEEALAEVYIKDFKHNQQSLRVVELLEDKSDDYPGLNLTLEVRDGILNHTGEVQPMTLEGQIVKIADRVAYINHDIDDALRAEIISKNDLPKSALEVLGEENSKRIDIMVKDIIDNSQYRNRIHMSQEVSKETNNLRSFLYETVYIGSRAKTEEDEAKELLKNLFTHYNKYPDNLPDEFKNRREEMLLPRIVADYVAGMTDRYALKRGKELFLPQPWLG; the protein is encoded by the coding sequence ATGACTCACAGAGAAAATTTAGAAGAATTAGAAAAAAGTTACTTAGATAAGAGGGCTACTTTAAGTACAGAAACAGCAGGCAGAAAGTATAAAGAACTTAAATGTGAAGTGAGGACTGCGTTTCAAAGGGACCGAGACCGCATTATTCATTCTAAAGCATTTAGGCGTTTAAAACATAAGACTCAAGTGTTTATTGCTCCTGAAGGAGATCATTATAGAACTCGTTTAACCCATACACTAGAGGTAGCACAGATAGCTAGAACGATTGCTAGAGCGTTATGCTTAAATGAGGATTTAACAGAAGCTATAGCCCTAGGTCATGATTTGGGTCATACTCCTTTTGGGCATGCTGGTGAAGAAGCATTAGCTGAAGTATACATAAAGGATTTTAAGCATAATCAACAAAGTTTGAGAGTGGTAGAACTATTAGAAGATAAATCTGATGATTACCCTGGGTTGAATTTAACTCTTGAAGTTAGAGATGGGATTTTAAATCATACAGGTGAAGTACAACCTATGACTTTAGAAGGGCAGATTGTTAAAATAGCAGATAGGGTTGCATATATTAATCATGATATAGATGATGCATTACGTGCTGAGATTATATCTAAAAATGATCTTCCAAAATCTGCTCTAGAAGTACTAGGGGAGGAGAATTCCAAGAGGATTGACATAATGGTTAAGGATATTATAGATAATAGTCAATATCGCAATAGAATTCATATGAGTCAAGAGGTAAGTAAGGAAACAAATAATTTAAGAAGTTTTCTCTATGAAACAGTCTATATTGGCTCACGGGCTAAAACAGAAGAAGATGAGGCTAAGGAATTATTAAAGAATCTCTTTACTCATTATAATAAATATCCTGACAATCTCCCAGATGAGTTTAAAAATAGGAGAGAGGAAATGCTTTTACCAAGGATAGTTGCAGATTATGTCGCTGGAATGACAGATAGATATGCTTTAAAAAGAGGTAAAGAGTTATTCTTACCTCAACCGTGGTTAGGATAA
- a CDS encoding tRNA (adenine(22)-N(1))-methyltransferase: protein MKISDRLLKLVSFIPKPCSVADIGTDHAYLPIHLEQNYECKKIIASDIKSGPYQAALKNVEKFGLEREIEVRLGPGLSILDPYKVETVVIAGMGGITISEILSANQQITDSINRFILQPMNASAALRDWLINNKFKIIDEDLVKERNRYYEVIVAETGEEIIHDDFILEIGPRLKEKKPESYVEFLNTKMKNWQHILNKLPDTKNQEILNKRSQLEGKIAKTQEVIRCL from the coding sequence ATGAAAATATCAGATAGATTATTAAAGTTAGTATCATTTATACCTAAACCTTGTAGCGTAGCAGATATTGGGACTGACCATGCTTATCTTCCTATTCATTTAGAGCAAAATTATGAATGTAAGAAGATAATTGCTAGTGATATAAAGTCTGGCCCTTATCAGGCAGCATTAAAGAATGTAGAAAAATTTGGTTTAGAACGGGAAATTGAGGTTAGATTAGGACCAGGGTTAAGTATTTTAGATCCTTACAAAGTAGAGACAGTAGTAATAGCTGGAATGGGAGGAATAACTATATCGGAAATTTTATCTGCTAATCAGCAGATAACTGATTCAATAAATAGATTTATATTACAACCGATGAATGCCAGTGCAGCTTTAAGAGATTGGTTAATTAATAATAAATTTAAAATTATAGATGAAGATTTAGTTAAAGAAAGAAATAGGTATTATGAGGTTATAGTAGCGGAAACAGGTGAAGAAATAATTCATGATGATTTCATATTGGAAATAGGTCCTAGACTTAAAGAGAAGAAACCAGAATCTTATGTAGAATTTTTGAATACTAAAATGAAAAATTGGCAACACATCTTAAATAAGTTGCCTGACACAAAGAATCAAGAGATACTTAATAAAAGAAGTCAATTAGAGGGAAAAATTGCTAAAACTCAGGAGGTAATTAGATGTCTTTAA
- the glpX gene encoding class II fructose-bisphosphatase: protein MERELALEFVRVTEAAALAAAPWMGKGDKIAADQAAVDAMRAVFDTVNIKGTVVIGEGEKDEAPMLYIGEEIGCSDSPELDIAVDPVEGTNLVAKGSPNSLSVVAAAKKGCLLKTPVWYMKKIAVGPEANGAIDIEATPTENLKSVAKAKGKNISDITVILLERPRHDEMIKEIRNAGARIKLISDGDVAGGIATALSHTGVDMLMGIGGAPEGVLTAAALKCLGGEIQGKLHIRNEEEAQRAREMGVDDLDQIFTTDDLAKGRDVMFSVTGITNGELLKGVQYHGDDQVETHSIVMRSKTGTVRHIKAHHKISQKPSYFKDEINTF, encoded by the coding sequence GTGGAAAGAGAATTAGCTTTAGAATTTGTTAGAGTAACAGAAGCAGCAGCTTTAGCTGCTGCACCATGGATGGGAAAAGGAGATAAAATTGCCGCCGATCAAGCCGCTGTAGATGCCATGAGAGCTGTATTTGACACTGTGAACATTAAAGGGACAGTAGTAATTGGAGAAGGGGAAAAAGACGAAGCCCCTATGCTTTATATTGGTGAAGAAATCGGATGTAGTGACTCACCTGAGTTAGATATAGCCGTTGACCCAGTAGAAGGAACTAATTTAGTTGCTAAGGGATCCCCAAACTCCTTATCAGTAGTAGCTGCTGCTAAAAAGGGTTGTTTATTAAAGACCCCGGTTTGGTATATGAAGAAGATAGCAGTAGGTCCCGAAGCTAATGGAGCAATTGATATTGAAGCAACGCCTACTGAAAATTTAAAGTCTGTGGCCAAAGCTAAGGGAAAGAATATTTCAGATATAACAGTAATCTTATTAGAACGACCTCGTCATGACGAAATGATTAAAGAGATTAGAAATGCTGGAGCTAGAATTAAATTAATCAGTGATGGTGATGTCGCCGGCGGAATTGCTACGGCTTTAAGTCACACTGGTGTTGATATGTTAATGGGAATCGGTGGTGCCCCAGAAGGAGTGTTAACTGCCGCTGCTTTAAAATGTTTAGGTGGAGAGATTCAAGGTAAATTGCATATTAGAAATGAAGAAGAAGCCCAAAGGGCTAGAGAAATGGGAGTTGATGATTTAGATCAAATCTTTACTACTGATGACTTAGCTAAAGGGAGAGATGTTATGTTCTCAGTGACTGGCATAACTAATGGAGAATTATTAAAAGGTGTTCAATATCATGGTGATGACCAGGTTGAAACTCATTCTATTGTAATGAGAAGTAAGACAGGAACAGTTAGACATATTAAAGCACATCATAAAATTAGTCAAAAACCATCTTATTTTAAAGATGAAATTAATACTTTTTAA
- a CDS encoding Nif3-like dinuclear metal center hexameric protein, which translates to MSLSAQQVIQLIEELAPKKLAADWDNVGLQVGAYDQRVSKVLVTLDVNRAVMDEAIAKEVDLIISHHPVIFKSLSEVRFDTEIGRIIRSAIKNEINIYVAHTNYDIAKGGLNDLLADKLDLLDVQILQPTFEDEVKKLVTFVPEESIDEVREAITSAGAGWIGNYSDCTFQMKGVGAFKPLADSTPYLGEEGQLESVKEVRLETIVPASKLKRVINKLNKVHPYEEVAYDIYPVEINGESFGLGRIGKLKASLSFVELIAQVKKQLGVADLRVVEPKVDTIKKIALCSGSGADLIKKAAFKGADLLLTGDLKYHDAELAVELGLGIIDAGHYGTEIIMQKGIVEYLKTKIQERGLEEIEVSSAKSNKGFIQIV; encoded by the coding sequence ATGTCTTTAAGTGCTCAACAAGTGATTCAATTAATTGAAGAATTAGCTCCTAAGAAATTAGCTGCCGACTGGGATAATGTAGGCTTACAGGTTGGTGCTTATGACCAAAGAGTAAGCAAAGTATTAGTTACATTAGATGTTAATCGGGCTGTGATGGATGAAGCTATAGCAAAAGAAGTAGATTTAATAATTTCCCATCATCCGGTTATTTTCAAATCATTATCAGAGGTTAGGTTTGATACAGAAATAGGCAGGATAATTAGGAGTGCCATTAAGAATGAAATTAATATTTATGTAGCGCATACTAATTATGACATAGCTAAAGGTGGATTAAATGATCTCTTAGCCGATAAGTTAGATTTATTAGATGTACAAATATTACAGCCAACTTTTGAAGATGAGGTGAAGAAATTAGTAACTTTTGTTCCAGAAGAGAGTATTGATGAAGTTAGAGAAGCTATTACATCAGCAGGAGCTGGTTGGATTGGTAATTATAGTGATTGTACATTTCAAATGAAAGGAGTAGGTGCTTTTAAACCATTAGCAGATTCTACTCCCTACCTTGGTGAAGAAGGTCAATTGGAAAGTGTAAAGGAAGTAAGATTAGAGACTATAGTACCTGCTAGTAAATTGAAACGAGTAATTAATAAGTTAAATAAAGTTCATCCTTATGAAGAGGTTGCTTATGATATTTATCCAGTAGAGATTAATGGTGAGAGTTTTGGTTTAGGTAGAATTGGAAAATTAAAGGCTAGTTTATCTTTTGTAGAATTAATAGCTCAAGTAAAAAAACAGTTAGGTGTTGCTGATTTACGGGTTGTAGAACCTAAAGTAGATACGATTAAAAAAATTGCTCTATGCAGTGGTAGTGGAGCTGATTTAATTAAGAAAGCAGCTTTTAAAGGAGCAGACTTGTTATTAACTGGAGATCTAAAATATCATGATGCAGAATTAGCTGTAGAATTAGGATTAGGAATCATAGATGCTGGACATTATGGTACAGAAATTATTATGCAAAAAGGAATTGTAGAATATCTTAAGACTAAAATTCAAGAACGAGGATTAGAAGAAATTGAAGTTAGTAGTGCTAAAAGTAATAAAGGATTTATACAGATAGTTTAG
- the dnaG gene encoding DNA primase, whose amino-acid sequence MAYINDDFIDEVRTGNNIIDVISDYLKLDQAGNNYKGLCPFHNEKTPSFMVSPEKQLYHCFGCGAGGNVFNFIMEIENLEFVEAVKILAERIGLSLPKQGGVKERQTTEKSEIYEIHDWATKYFNYLLTEVDQGSEAYNYLRQREIKRKTIDKFKLGYAPDSWESLFKFLKKKGYSAQRIHQAGLIIPRKKGKGYYDRFRNRVIFTIFNSRGRVIGFGGRVLDDSHPKYLNSPETMIFNKKRNLYGFNLAKKEIRNSESAIIVEGYTDVITGYQAGIHNMVASLGTSLTKEQAKLLSRYAERAYIAYDGDAAGEQATLRGLNILKKEGIEVYVVDLPSGADPDEVIRERGQEYFNSLLKEAMSLIEFKIEQILLDDGSIRVEDKVKKVDQIIPILAEIDNEIEQTEYVKKVANKIDTEIKAIKARLKKYLYQKDKDRNYKNWDNKDKSNYSAAENDEESNIYIESARKLLELMLTDIQILNLVKEELDAEDFITPKYQSVADLIFGLENLNVGKLLDQVNNMEIKELLTKLSVSINYEEGFGEYQIKEDARGYIKKIKEYQLKMKKEKLEKEIQEYEASGDFAKLRPLLREYQNLFANNSDIIGKEGN is encoded by the coding sequence TTGGCATATATAAATGATGATTTTATAGATGAGGTTAGAACTGGCAATAATATAATCGATGTGATATCTGATTATCTTAAATTGGATCAGGCAGGAAATAATTATAAAGGCTTATGTCCTTTTCACAACGAAAAGACTCCATCTTTTATGGTGAGTCCTGAAAAACAGTTATATCACTGCTTTGGTTGTGGAGCTGGTGGAAATGTTTTTAATTTTATTATGGAAATTGAGAATTTAGAGTTTGTAGAAGCAGTTAAAATATTAGCAGAAAGAATAGGCCTTTCTTTACCTAAACAAGGAGGGGTTAAAGAGAGACAGACTACTGAAAAAAGTGAAATATATGAAATTCATGATTGGGCTACTAAGTATTTTAATTATCTTTTAACCGAAGTAGACCAGGGATCAGAGGCATACAATTATTTAAGACAGCGAGAAATCAAGCGTAAAACTATTGATAAGTTTAAATTAGGTTATGCGCCAGACAGTTGGGAATCCCTATTTAAGTTTTTAAAAAAGAAAGGTTATTCAGCTCAAAGAATTCATCAAGCTGGTTTAATTATTCCTCGTAAAAAAGGAAAGGGATATTATGATAGGTTTCGTAATCGAGTAATTTTTACTATTTTTAATTCTAGAGGGCGCGTAATCGGTTTTGGTGGTAGAGTTTTAGATGATTCTCATCCTAAATACTTAAATTCACCGGAAACTATGATATTTAATAAAAAGCGCAATTTATATGGATTTAATTTAGCCAAAAAAGAGATAAGAAATTCAGAAAGTGCAATTATTGTTGAAGGATATACTGATGTAATTACGGGATATCAAGCAGGAATCCATAACATGGTTGCTTCTTTAGGTACTTCTTTAACTAAAGAGCAGGCTAAGTTATTAAGTCGCTACGCAGAACGTGCGTATATAGCGTATGATGGAGATGCTGCTGGTGAACAAGCTACTTTGCGTGGGTTAAATATCTTAAAAAAAGAAGGTATTGAGGTTTATGTAGTTGACTTACCATCAGGAGCAGATCCGGATGAAGTAATTAGAGAGAGAGGACAAGAATATTTTAATTCTTTATTAAAAGAGGCTATGTCATTAATTGAATTTAAGATAGAACAAATCTTATTAGATGATGGATCAATTAGAGTTGAAGATAAAGTAAAGAAAGTGGATCAGATAATTCCGATTTTAGCTGAGATAGATAATGAAATTGAACAGACGGAATATGTTAAGAAAGTGGCTAATAAAATAGATACAGAGATTAAGGCAATAAAAGCGAGATTAAAGAAATATCTTTATCAAAAAGATAAGGATAGAAATTATAAAAACTGGGATAATAAAGATAAATCTAACTATAGTGCGGCTGAAAATGATGAAGAATCAAACATTTATATAGAATCAGCAAGGAAACTTTTAGAATTAATGTTAACAGATATTCAAATATTAAATTTAGTTAAAGAAGAACTCGATGCAGAGGACTTTATTACACCTAAATATCAATCTGTTGCAGATCTTATTTTTGGGTTAGAAAATTTAAATGTAGGGAAACTTTTAGATCAAGTAAATAATATGGAGATTAAAGAATTGTTAACTAAATTATCAGTTAGTATTAATTATGAAGAGGGTTTTGGAGAGTATCAGATCAAGGAAGATGCTAGAGGATATATAAAAAAAATAAAGGAGTATCAACTTAAGATGAAGAAAGAAAAACTAGAAAAAGAAATACAAGAATATGAAGCAAGTGGTGACTTTGCTAAGCTTAGACCACTTTTAAGAGAATATCAAAATTTATTTGCCAATAATTCTGATATCATTGGAAAGGAGGGGAATTAA
- the ppdK gene encoding pyruvate, phosphate dikinase produces the protein MSAKNKDIYSFEEGSLDLKPLLGGKGASLGEMTTLGLPVPPGMTVTTEACNLYYENNEKLTEELKEGIKEYLIELEEKTGKNFGDNDSPLLLSIRSGATISMPGMMDTILNLGLNDQAVEGFAKETNDERFAYDCYRRFIQMFGNVVLKIEGYKFGRGLDELKEEVGAENDLALTTEDLKELVSRYKEIIKDEAGIDFPQDPMEQLITAVEAVFGSWNNKRAIIYRDAHEIDHSLGTAVNIQTMVFGNMGDGSGTGVVFTRNPSTGENKLYGEYLLNAQGEDVVAGIRTPQSIQTLKEQLPEVFDQLVEVTETLEEHYKDMQDIEFTIENGQLYLLQTRTGKRTAKAAIKIAADMVAEGLIEIDEALLRVEPKHIEKVLHRQIDPEVETEVIAKGLPASPGAASGEVVFSADEAEELKEKGKNVLLVSLETTPEDIHGVIAAEGVLTTRGGMTSHAAVVARGMGKSCVCGCEGINIDFEVEEFVVGDTTVKKGDNLTINGGTGEVMVGSVKMTEPKLSEECQQILNWADEYRDLGVRANADNGPDAQKAYEFGTEGIGLCRTEHMFMAPDRVPIVQKLILSESDAEKEEALTKLEPMQRQDFEEIFTALKGKPVTVRLLDPPLHEFLPDLTELVKEVTELQQSDANEELKEKQELLRKVKDMNESNPMLGFRGCRLGIMIPEIYEMQVSAIFKAAIKLVKEGKEVEPEIMLPLITHVNEFKTLRTRVEKVADQLLEEAGLDLEYKIGTMIELPRACMTADQIAEEADFFSFGTNDLTQTTFGFSRDDAESKFLHYYVEKELLPENPFISLDADGVGRLVNLATDSGREVNPDLKVGICGEHGGEPKSIALCHEYGLNYVSCSPYRVPVARLAAAQAKIKSE, from the coding sequence ATGTCAGCAAAGAATAAAGATATTTATTCATTTGAAGAAGGTTCCTTAGACTTAAAACCTTTATTAGGAGGTAAGGGAGCTAGTTTGGGAGAAATGACTACATTAGGTTTGCCAGTACCTCCAGGAATGACAGTAACTACAGAGGCTTGCAATCTTTATTATGAAAATAATGAAAAGTTAACAGAAGAACTTAAGGAAGGCATTAAAGAATACTTGATTGAGCTTGAAGAAAAAACAGGCAAGAATTTTGGTGATAATGATAGTCCATTACTTTTATCGATTCGCTCAGGGGCAACGATTTCTATGCCAGGTATGATGGATACTATTTTAAATTTAGGTTTAAATGATCAAGCTGTTGAAGGATTTGCTAAAGAAACTAATGATGAACGTTTTGCTTATGATTGTTATCGTCGTTTCATTCAAATGTTTGGGAATGTAGTTTTAAAGATTGAAGGTTATAAATTTGGTAGAGGTTTAGATGAATTGAAAGAAGAGGTTGGGGCAGAGAATGATTTGGCTTTAACTACTGAAGATTTAAAAGAATTAGTTTCTAGATATAAAGAAATTATTAAAGATGAGGCAGGAATTGATTTTCCACAAGATCCAATGGAACAGTTAATTACTGCTGTAGAAGCTGTTTTTGGTTCTTGGAACAATAAGCGAGCTATTATTTATAGAGATGCTCATGAGATTGATCATAGCTTAGGAACTGCTGTTAATATTCAAACAATGGTCTTTGGTAATATGGGAGATGGTTCTGGAACAGGAGTTGTCTTTACTAGAAACCCATCCACTGGAGAGAATAAATTATATGGTGAATATTTATTAAATGCTCAGGGAGAAGATGTAGTAGCTGGAATTAGAACTCCACAATCTATTCAAACTCTAAAAGAACAATTACCTGAAGTCTTTGATCAATTAGTAGAAGTAACAGAGACTTTAGAAGAACATTATAAGGATATGCAAGATATCGAATTTACTATTGAAAATGGACAATTATATTTATTACAGACTAGAACTGGAAAAAGAACAGCTAAGGCTGCCATAAAAATAGCCGCTGATATGGTGGCAGAAGGATTAATAGAGATAGATGAAGCATTGTTAAGAGTAGAACCAAAACATATTGAAAAAGTATTACATCGACAAATAGACCCTGAAGTTGAAACTGAAGTAATAGCAAAGGGATTACCAGCTTCACCTGGTGCAGCTTCTGGAGAAGTAGTATTCTCTGCTGATGAAGCAGAAGAGTTAAAAGAGAAAGGAAAGAATGTACTCTTAGTTAGCTTAGAAACTACTCCAGAAGATATTCATGGAGTAATTGCTGCTGAAGGTGTCTTAACTACTCGTGGTGGGATGACTAGTCATGCTGCAGTAGTAGCTAGAGGAATGGGTAAATCTTGTGTTTGTGGATGTGAAGGAATTAATATTGATTTTGAGGTAGAAGAATTTGTAGTTGGGGATACTACTGTCAAAAAAGGTGACAACCTTACTATTAATGGTGGAACCGGAGAAGTAATGGTTGGTAGCGTAAAGATGACAGAACCAAAATTAAGTGAAGAGTGTCAGCAAATTTTGAATTGGGCTGATGAATATAGAGATTTAGGTGTTAGAGCTAATGCAGATAACGGTCCTGATGCTCAGAAAGCATATGAATTTGGTACAGAAGGAATTGGGCTTTGTAGAACAGAACATATGTTCATGGCTCCTGATAGAGTGCCTATAGTACAAAAATTAATTCTTAGTGAGTCAGATGCAGAAAAAGAAGAAGCTTTAACTAAATTAGAACCAATGCAACGCCAAGATTTTGAAGAAATATTCACTGCACTGAAAGGTAAGCCAGTAACTGTTCGTTTATTAGACCCACCATTACATGAATTTTTACCTGATTTAACAGAGTTGGTTAAAGAAGTAACAGAATTACAGCAATCAGATGCCAATGAAGAATTAAAAGAAAAACAAGAATTATTGAGAAAAGTAAAAGATATGAATGAATCAAATCCAATGTTAGGTTTTAGAGGTTGTCGTTTAGGTATTATGATTCCTGAAATTTATGAGATGCAGGTTAGTGCTATCTTTAAAGCAGCTATTAAATTAGTTAAAGAAGGTAAAGAAGTAGAACCTGAAATTATGCTTCCATTGATTACTCATGTAAACGAATTTAAGACGTTAAGAACTAGAGTAGAAAAAGTGGCTGATCAATTATTAGAAGAAGCAGGCTTAGATTTAGAATATAAGATCGGTACAATGATTGAGTTGCCAAGAGCATGTATGACTGCTGATCAAATTGCCGAGGAAGCGGATTTCTTCTCCTTTGGGACTAATGATTTAACTCAGACTACTTTTGGTTTTAGTCGCGACGATGCAGAAAGTAAATTTTTACATTACTATGTAGAGAAAGAATTGCTTCCTGAGAATCCATTTATTTCTCTAGATGCAGATGGAGTTGGACGATTAGTTAATTTAGCTACTGATTCTGGTCGAGAAGTTAACCCAGATTTAAAGGTTGGGATTTGTGGTGAGCACGGTGGTGAACCGAAATCAATTGCTCTTTGCCATGAATATGGTTTGAATTATGTTAGTTGCTCTCCTTATCGAGTACCAGTAGCACGGTTAGCAGCTGCCCAAGCTAAAATCAAGAGTGAATAA
- a CDS encoding YaiI/YqxD family protein: MKILVDADACPVKDLIIEIAAKVNYQVTLVSSVSHWSNSIDNNELVKYIVVDNLPEAADMKIINLANCGDVVITQDYGLAAMLLGKEVKVLSPRGKLFTDENINYLLSKRHHSAKLRRSGNKTKGPSKYSKSDRKRFERVLKEII; the protein is encoded by the coding sequence ATGAAAATTCTAGTTGATGCTGATGCTTGTCCAGTTAAAGATTTAATTATTGAAATTGCAGCTAAGGTGAATTATCAAGTGACATTAGTTAGCAGTGTGTCACATTGGTCTAATAGTATAGATAACAATGAATTAGTAAAATATATTGTTGTTGATAACTTACCTGAAGCTGCGGATATGAAGATAATTAATTTAGCCAATTGTGGTGATGTTGTAATAACTCAGGATTACGGTTTAGCAGCTATGTTATTAGGAAAAGAAGTAAAAGTATTATCACCACGGGGAAAATTATTTACAGATGAGAATATTAATTATCTTTTAAGTAAACGACATCATTCGGCTAAGTTGCGTAGAAGTGGTAATAAAACTAAAGGTCCTAGCAAGTATTCTAAGTCTGATCGGAAAAGATTTGAACGCGTTTTAAAAGAAATAATTTAG
- a CDS encoding TraR/DksA family transcriptional regulator — MVIYFKTCEICGQAINKGRLEALPLTRLCIDCAKTFGSDIKDSNTKVGMDQDTYCDLLGAVRS, encoded by the coding sequence ATGGTAATATACTTTAAAACTTGTGAAATATGTGGTCAGGCAATTAATAAAGGTAGATTAGAGGCATTACCATTAACTAGGCTATGTATTGATTGTGCAAAAACTTTTGGCTCTGACATTAAAGATAGTAATACAAAAGTTGGAATGGACCAAGACACTTACTGTGATTTATTAGGGGCTGTAAGAAGTTAA